Proteins from a genomic interval of Stenotrophomonas sp. 24(2023):
- a CDS encoding YaiI/YqxD family protein, which translates to MNEPESARPRIWVDADACPVVIRDILFRAAERVGLELTLVANQWIRTPPSRWIRAIQVPQGLDVADSAIVERVAPGDLVVTQDIPLAALVLERGALALHPRGELYTADTIAQRLSVRNFMEELRGAGVQTGGPPPLHARDRQAFGAALDRWLARIGRH; encoded by the coding sequence ATGAATGAACCTGAATCCGCCCGTCCCCGCATCTGGGTGGACGCTGACGCCTGTCCCGTGGTCATCCGCGACATCCTGTTCCGCGCCGCCGAACGGGTTGGCCTGGAGCTGACCCTGGTGGCCAACCAGTGGATCCGCACCCCGCCCTCGCGCTGGATCCGGGCCATCCAGGTCCCGCAGGGGCTGGACGTGGCCGACAGCGCCATCGTCGAACGGGTCGCCCCCGGCGACCTGGTGGTGACCCAGGACATCCCGCTGGCCGCCCTGGTCCTGGAGCGTGGCGCGCTGGCCCTGCACCCGCGTGGCGAGCTGTATACCGCCGACACCATCGCCCAGCGCCTGTCGGTGCGCAATTTCATGGAGGAACTGCGCGGCGCCGGGGTACAGACGGGCGGCCCTCCCCCGCTGCACGCGCGCGACCGCCAGGCCTTCGGCGCCGCGCTGGACCGCTGGCTGGCCCGCATCGGGCGGCACTGA
- a CDS encoding cold-shock protein, with amino-acid sequence MSDRQTGTVKWFNDAKGFGFITPESGPDLFVHFRAIQGTGFKTLQEGQKVTFIAVQGQKGMQADQVQAV; translated from the coding sequence ATGTCTGATCGTCAGACCGGCACCGTCAAGTGGTTCAACGACGCCAAGGGCTTCGGCTTCATCACCCCGGAAAGCGGCCCGGACCTGTTCGTGCACTTCCGCGCCATCCAGGGCACCGGCTTCAAGACCCTGCAGGAAGGCCAGAAGGTCACCTTCATCGCCGTCCAGGGCCAGAAGGGCATGCAGGCTGACCAGGTGCAGGCGGTCTAA
- a CDS encoding glutathione S-transferase: MRIVHHLENSRSLRVLWMLEELGLDYELRQYPRDPKTLLAPPALRQVHPLGKAPVLQDGGHVLAESGAILDYLADRYDTQRQFSPAAAPADSAERIAYRYWLHYAEGSAMPPLLLTLVVGRIRTAPMPFFARPIARRIADKAERSFVGPQRRLHLDWMEQRLGQSPWFAGERFSAADIQMSFPIQAAAARGDGLADKPALRGFLQRIAERPAYQRAEAHGGSLQALRGD; the protein is encoded by the coding sequence ATGCGCATCGTCCACCACCTGGAAAACTCCCGTTCGCTGCGCGTGCTGTGGATGCTGGAGGAGCTGGGGCTGGACTACGAACTGCGGCAGTACCCGCGTGATCCGAAAACCCTGCTGGCGCCGCCGGCGCTGCGGCAGGTCCACCCGCTGGGCAAGGCGCCGGTGCTGCAGGATGGCGGGCATGTCCTGGCCGAATCCGGGGCGATCCTGGACTATCTTGCCGACCGCTACGACACCCAGCGCCAGTTCTCGCCCGCGGCCGCACCGGCCGACAGCGCCGAGCGCATCGCCTACCGCTACTGGCTGCACTACGCCGAAGGCTCGGCCATGCCACCGCTGCTGCTGACCCTGGTGGTCGGCCGCATCCGCACGGCACCGATGCCGTTCTTCGCGCGCCCGATCGCCCGGCGCATTGCCGACAAGGCCGAACGCAGCTTCGTCGGCCCGCAGCGCCGCCTGCACCTGGACTGGATGGAACAGCGCCTGGGCCAAAGCCCATGGTTTGCCGGCGAGCGCTTCAGCGCGGCCGACATCCAGATGAGCTTCCCGATCCAGGCGGCGGCAGCCCGCGGCGACGGCCTTGCGGACAAGCCGGCACTGCGCGGTTTCCTGCAGCGCATCGCCGAACGCCCTGCCTACCAGCGTGCCGAGGCGCACGGCGGCAGCCTGCAGGCCCTGCGCGGCGATTGA